One Cellulomonas taurus genomic region harbors:
- a CDS encoding Fic family protein: MTSLPAPQGRRGPLAAAADDPLAGLLGLDGVAEAVDGARAACEDLRWHEGFRRRWREVRAEADLRAVRGSAAVDGARVPLTAVRRLAVGAAADDSELRVVAGALRATTLAARWRPDLGARSGPPLPPWGELLARLHTAAMRDLLSPEELGRLRADDQPRDLTGLGPAPVGAVLAGRMTLLSRTLDATRVPALVAAAVLHGELLTLRPFVAGNGVVARTAARLLIGARGLDPTGAVVAESGWAQSPNPYLGAAAGFGTGTAQGVGAWIGFVARSVVAGADVGREVADAVLAGRLGEPPVGELAAGAPDTDDGAHEERRR; encoded by the coding sequence GTGACATCTCTCCCGGCGCCGCAGGGTCGGCGCGGCCCGCTCGCTGCTGCCGCCGACGACCCGTTGGCGGGACTGCTGGGGCTGGACGGGGTGGCGGAGGCCGTGGACGGTGCCCGGGCAGCCTGTGAGGACCTGCGGTGGCACGAAGGGTTCCGGCGGCGATGGCGTGAGGTGCGAGCCGAGGCCGACCTGCGTGCGGTGCGGGGCAGTGCCGCCGTCGACGGTGCCCGGGTGCCCCTGACGGCGGTGCGACGGCTGGCGGTGGGTGCGGCGGCCGACGACTCCGAACTGCGCGTGGTGGCCGGTGCGCTGCGGGCGACCACCCTGGCGGCGCGCTGGCGTCCGGACCTGGGGGCGCGGAGCGGTCCGCCGCTGCCGCCCTGGGGCGAGCTGCTGGCCCGGCTGCACACCGCCGCGATGCGGGACCTGCTGTCGCCCGAGGAGCTGGGTCGGCTGCGTGCCGACGACCAACCCCGGGACCTGACCGGGCTGGGACCGGCCCCGGTGGGTGCGGTGCTGGCCGGTCGGATGACGTTGCTGAGCAGGACGCTCGACGCCACCCGGGTCCCGGCGCTGGTCGCCGCGGCGGTGCTGCACGGCGAGCTGCTCACCCTGCGGCCCTTCGTGGCGGGGAACGGGGTGGTGGCCCGGACGGCTGCCCGGCTGCTGATCGGGGCGCGTGGCCTGGACCCGACCGGCGCGGTGGTCGCGGAGTCCGGCTGGGCGCAGTCGCCGAATCCGTACCTCGGGGCGGCGGCCGGGTTCGGCACCGGGACGGCGCAGGGGGTCGGGGCGTGGATCGGGTTCGTCGCGCGGTCGGTGGTGGCGGGGGCCGATGTCGGGCGCGAGGTCGCGGACGCCGTGCTGGCGGGGCGGTTGGGTGAGCCGCCGGTCGGGGAACTGGCCGCCGGAGCCCCGGACACAGACGACGGCGCCCACGAGGAGCGCCGTCGCTGA
- a CDS encoding putative leader peptide has product MTGVDLTTRRAVDLRRVASALCR; this is encoded by the coding sequence ATGACCGGGGTGGACCTCACCACGCGTCGTGCCGTCGACCTGCGCCGCGTGGCCAGCGCGCTGTGTCGTTGA
- the acs gene encoding acetate--CoA ligase: MHNTDDTTGQPTPARPGLENLLAEDRRFAPDPEFAAQANAHAEVYAWANADRLDFWADQARSLLDWATPFSQTLDWSQAPVARWFADGTLNAAYNALDRHVAAGHGDRVALHFEGEPGDTRTLTYADLLREVCKTANALTDLGVRTGDRVAIYLPLIPEAVIAMLACARIGAPHSVVFGGFSAQALHSRIVDADAKLVITADGGYRRGNPSALKSTVDEALAEGSGEIVRTVLVVRRTGQEVDWTDGRDLWWRDVVDGASAEHEAVPVEAEHPLFILYTSGTTGKPKGIFHTTGGYLTQAAWTHRNVFDLKPETDVYWCTADVGWITGHTYVVYGPLVNGATQVIYEGTPDTPDKGRWWDIVQKYRVSILYTAPTAIRTCMKWGEDIPAARDLSSLRVLGSVGEPINPEAWTWYRRVIGADRTPVVDTWWQTETGAIMISPLPGVTATKPGSAQVPLPGIAATVIDDDAQEVPNGAGGYLVLTEPWPAMLRGIWGDQQRFEDTYWSRFPGIYFAGDGAKKDEDGDIWLLGRVDDVMNVSGHRLSTTEIESALVAHPAVAEAAVVGAADDTTGQAVVAFVILRGDARTDPETVGEELRAHVAKLIGPIAKPRTVLVVPELPKTRSGKIMRRLLRDVAEHRQVGDATTLADASVMDLIQQGLARPAD, from the coding sequence CTGCACAACACCGACGACACCACCGGCCAGCCGACCCCTGCCCGCCCGGGGCTGGAGAACCTGCTCGCCGAGGACCGTCGTTTCGCCCCCGACCCGGAGTTCGCCGCCCAGGCGAACGCCCACGCCGAGGTCTACGCCTGGGCCAATGCCGACCGGCTCGACTTCTGGGCCGACCAGGCACGGAGCCTGCTCGACTGGGCGACACCGTTCTCCCAGACCCTCGACTGGTCGCAGGCGCCGGTCGCCCGCTGGTTCGCCGACGGCACCCTCAACGCCGCCTACAACGCCCTGGACCGGCACGTCGCCGCGGGCCACGGGGACCGGGTGGCGCTGCACTTCGAGGGCGAGCCCGGCGACACCCGCACCCTGACCTACGCCGACCTGCTGCGCGAGGTGTGCAAGACGGCCAACGCGCTGACCGATCTGGGGGTGCGCACCGGTGACCGGGTGGCGATCTACCTGCCGCTGATCCCGGAGGCGGTGATCGCGATGCTCGCCTGCGCCCGGATCGGCGCCCCGCACTCGGTGGTCTTCGGCGGCTTCTCCGCCCAGGCCCTGCACTCCCGGATCGTGGACGCGGACGCCAAGCTGGTGATCACCGCGGACGGCGGCTACCGGCGCGGCAACCCGAGCGCGCTGAAGTCGACGGTGGACGAGGCGCTGGCGGAGGGCAGCGGGGAGATCGTCCGCACCGTCCTGGTGGTCCGCCGCACCGGGCAGGAGGTCGACTGGACCGACGGCCGGGACCTGTGGTGGCGCGACGTGGTGGACGGCGCGAGCGCGGAGCACGAGGCGGTGCCGGTCGAGGCGGAGCACCCGCTGTTCATCCTCTACACCTCCGGCACCACCGGGAAGCCGAAGGGCATCTTCCACACCACCGGCGGCTACCTCACCCAGGCCGCCTGGACCCACCGCAACGTCTTCGACCTCAAGCCGGAGACCGACGTCTACTGGTGCACCGCCGACGTCGGCTGGATCACCGGGCACACCTACGTGGTCTACGGCCCGCTGGTGAACGGCGCGACCCAGGTGATCTACGAGGGCACCCCGGATACCCCGGACAAGGGCCGCTGGTGGGACATCGTGCAGAAGTACCGGGTGTCAATCCTCTATACCGCGCCGACCGCGATCCGTACCTGCATGAAGTGGGGCGAGGACATCCCGGCCGCCCGCGACCTGTCCAGCCTGCGGGTGCTCGGGTCGGTCGGCGAACCGATCAACCCCGAGGCCTGGACCTGGTACCGCCGGGTGATCGGCGCCGATCGCACCCCGGTGGTGGACACCTGGTGGCAGACCGAGACCGGCGCGATCATGATCAGCCCGCTGCCCGGGGTCACCGCCACCAAGCCCGGCTCCGCCCAGGTCCCGTTGCCCGGCATCGCCGCCACCGTGATCGACGACGACGCCCAGGAGGTGCCGAACGGCGCCGGTGGCTACCTGGTGCTGACCGAACCCTGGCCGGCCATGCTCCGCGGCATCTGGGGCGACCAGCAGCGCTTCGAGGACACCTACTGGTCCCGGTTCCCGGGGATCTACTTCGCCGGGGACGGGGCCAAGAAGGACGAGGACGGTGACATCTGGCTGCTCGGCCGGGTGGACGACGTGATGAACGTGTCCGGTCACCGGCTGTCCACCACCGAGATCGAATCCGCCCTGGTCGCGCATCCGGCGGTCGCGGAGGCGGCGGTGGTCGGAGCCGCCGACGACACCACCGGTCAGGCCGTGGTCGCCTTCGTGATCCTGCGCGGTGACGCCCGGACCGACCCGGAGACCGTCGGCGAGGAACTGCGCGCCCATGTCGCCAAGCTGATCGGACCGATCGCCAAGCCCCGCACCGTCCTGGTGGTGCCGGAGCTGCCGAAGACCCGATCCGGCAAGATCATGCGCCGTCTGCTGCGCGATGTCGCCGAGCACCGGCAGGTCGGGGACGCCACCACCCTGGCCGATGCCTCGGTGATGGACCTGATCCAGCAGGGGCTGGCCCGTCCCGCCGACTGA
- a CDS encoding dicarboxylate/amino acid:cation symporter, producing MSSRLRSVLGNFGFQIIAALVLGVALGWVALAIGPAADDSPNWLATTLDTIGSSFVTLLRAIVPPLIFTAIVASVANLRNVTNGARLAARTLGWFAVTALVSVVIGIGLGLILQPGRHTTLSADQGYEAGRTGSWLDFLDGLIPGNPLGLTANTSAADDGSLSTSLSFNVLQIVIIAIVIGIAVLRTGAKAEPFLSFVQSALTVIQRVLWWIIRLAPLGTLGLVGHAVESYGWESLASLGRFAIAVYIGLALVLFVVYPVILRTNGLSITRWFRGAWPAIQLAFVSRSSIGTLPVTQRVTERNLGVPSEYASFAVPLAATTKMDGCASIYPAISAIFVAQIFGIDLSFWDYVLIAFVSVVGSAATAGLTGAIVMLTLTLSTLGLPLAGVGLLLAIDPILDMGRTAVNVAGQTLVPTIVAKREGILDRAQYDRAQAEDLFTEEDAAPVAPEPVGAH from the coding sequence ATGTCCTCGCGCCTGCGCTCCGTGCTCGGCAACTTCGGCTTCCAGATCATCGCCGCCCTGGTCCTGGGCGTCGCCCTCGGCTGGGTGGCCCTGGCGATCGGCCCCGCCGCCGACGACTCGCCGAACTGGCTCGCCACCACCCTGGACACCATCGGGTCGTCCTTCGTCACCCTGCTGCGGGCCATCGTCCCGCCGCTGATCTTCACCGCGATCGTCGCCTCGGTCGCCAACCTGCGGAACGTCACCAACGGCGCCCGCCTCGCCGCCCGCACCCTGGGCTGGTTCGCGGTCACCGCGCTGGTCTCGGTGGTGATCGGCATCGGTCTCGGCCTGATCCTGCAACCGGGTCGGCACACCACGCTGTCGGCCGACCAGGGCTACGAGGCGGGCCGCACCGGGTCCTGGCTGGACTTCCTGGACGGTCTGATCCCCGGTAACCCGCTCGGCCTGACCGCGAACACCAGCGCGGCCGACGACGGCAGCCTGAGCACCTCGCTGAGCTTCAACGTGCTGCAGATCGTGATCATCGCGATCGTGATCGGCATCGCCGTGCTGCGCACCGGCGCCAAGGCCGAGCCGTTCCTGTCCTTCGTGCAGAGCGCCCTCACCGTGATCCAGCGGGTGCTGTGGTGGATCATCCGGCTGGCCCCGCTGGGCACCCTGGGCCTGGTCGGGCACGCGGTCGAGTCCTACGGCTGGGAGTCGCTGGCCTCGCTGGGCCGGTTCGCCATCGCGGTGTACATCGGCCTCGCCCTGGTGCTGTTCGTGGTCTACCCGGTCATCCTGCGGACGAACGGCCTGAGCATCACGCGCTGGTTCCGTGGCGCCTGGCCCGCGATCCAGCTCGCCTTCGTGTCCCGGTCGTCGATCGGCACCCTGCCGGTCACCCAGCGGGTCACCGAGCGCAACCTGGGCGTGCCGTCGGAGTACGCCTCCTTCGCGGTGCCGCTGGCCGCGACCACCAAGATGGACGGCTGCGCCTCGATCTACCCGGCGATCTCGGCGATCTTCGTGGCGCAGATCTTCGGCATCGACCTGTCGTTCTGGGACTACGTGCTGATCGCCTTCGTCTCCGTGGTCGGCTCGGCCGCCACCGCCGGGCTGACCGGCGCGATCGTGATGCTCACCCTGACCCTGTCCACCCTGGGGCTGCCGCTGGCGGGCGTCGGGCTGCTGCTGGCCATCGACCCGATCCTGGACATGGGCCGCACCGCGGTGAACGTCGCCGGGCAGACCCTGGTACCGACCATCGTCGCCAAGCGGGAGGGCATCCTCGACCGCGCCCAGTACGA
- a CDS encoding pilus assembly protein FlpE, protein MLGARGGAGSSTLAALLAHSLARDGRTVLVQVGSGASLDAVLGTEGETGVRWPDLGEARGEVDPDQLGHALRRWRRCAVLSLDDDRPARIPEAVERDVLLALRRGHRHLVIDLDRESVQDGGNRPALDQCDRVLLLVPRDIPAVAGARLLLSRLPNDLRVGIVTRRPAPGGLHGAEIATALGRPFLADLPGGRLIARSVDSGVGPVLGPWAARSVRQLIRSLP, encoded by the coding sequence GTGCTCGGCGCACGTGGCGGCGCGGGGTCCTCGACCCTGGCCGCCCTGCTCGCCCACTCCCTCGCCCGGGACGGCCGCACGGTGCTGGTGCAGGTCGGCTCGGGTGCCTCCCTCGATGCGGTGCTGGGCACCGAAGGGGAGACGGGTGTGCGGTGGCCCGATCTGGGTGAGGCGCGGGGGGAGGTCGACCCCGACCAGCTCGGGCATGCGCTGCGGCGGTGGCGGCGCTGCGCCGTGCTGTCCCTGGACGACGACCGACCCGCGCGGATCCCCGAGGCGGTGGAGCGGGACGTGCTTCTGGCGCTGCGGCGGGGCCATCGGCACCTGGTGATCGACCTCGACCGGGAATCGGTGCAGGACGGCGGGAACCGCCCGGCGCTCGACCAGTGCGATCGGGTGCTGCTGCTCGTGCCTCGGGACATCCCGGCGGTGGCGGGCGCGCGACTCCTGCTGTCCCGGCTGCCGAACGACCTGCGGGTGGGGATCGTGACCCGGCGACCGGCACCCGGTGGACTGCACGGCGCCGAGATCGCCACCGCCCTGGGGCGCCCGTTCCTGGCCGACCTGCCCGGTGGCCGCCTGATCGCCCGCTCGGTGGACTCCGGCGTCGGGCCGGTGCTCGGTCCGTGGGCGGCGCGCTCCGTCCGGCAGCTGATCCGGTCGCTGCCATGA
- a CDS encoding formate/nitrite transporter family protein has product MLTVTEDLDYQTSAARTKTDLARRPWVYLVNTMLAGAYIGIGVVIMVTAGGPLKDAGSGLAPLVQGMVFGVALTIVVVAGGELATSAMMVFTQGVLRRSISLARAAWTLLACLAGNLLGAIVFAAIVHFSNTLNADTAAGRAIAGMIEHKAGETNVQLFFSGVLCNLMVCLAIWCAGRLQNEVAKIVVIFACVMVFITSGFDHVVANMTTFSFGLFDGVPGATVGEFARNVLFVGLGNLVGGGLLVGAANVVAASPAPAPAVPQPRVPETVDA; this is encoded by the coding sequence GTGCTGACCGTCACCGAGGACCTCGACTACCAGACCAGCGCCGCGCGGACCAAGACCGACCTGGCGCGCCGGCCGTGGGTGTACCTGGTGAACACCATGCTCGCCGGGGCGTACATCGGCATCGGCGTGGTCATCATGGTGACCGCCGGTGGGCCGTTGAAGGACGCCGGGTCGGGTCTGGCACCGCTGGTGCAGGGCATGGTCTTCGGGGTGGCGCTGACCATCGTGGTGGTGGCCGGTGGCGAGCTGGCGACCAGCGCGATGATGGTCTTCACCCAGGGGGTGCTGCGCCGGTCCATCAGCCTCGCCCGCGCCGCGTGGACCCTGTTGGCGTGCCTGGCCGGGAACCTGCTCGGCGCGATCGTCTTCGCGGCGATCGTGCACTTCTCGAACACCCTGAACGCCGACACCGCCGCCGGTCGCGCCATCGCCGGGATGATCGAGCACAAGGCCGGCGAGACCAACGTGCAGCTGTTCTTCAGCGGTGTGCTCTGCAACCTGATGGTTTGCCTGGCGATCTGGTGTGCCGGCCGGTTGCAGAACGAGGTCGCCAAGATCGTGGTGATCTTCGCCTGCGTGATGGTCTTCATCACCTCCGGCTTCGATCACGTCGTCGCCAACATGACCACCTTCAGCTTCGGGCTGTTCGACGGGGTGCCGGGGGCGACCGTCGGCGAGTTCGCCCGCAACGTGCTGTTCGTCGGCCTGGGCAACCTGGTCGGTGGCGGGCTGCTGGTCGGGGCCGCGAACGTGGTCGCCGCGTCGCCCGCGCCGGCCCCCGCGGTCCCGCAGCCCCGCGTCCCGGAGACCGTCGACGCCTGA
- a CDS encoding TadA family conjugal transfer-associated ATPase, translating into MTGRHPVDEGLVTAVREHLARRPGPVTPERVTSALRDTGTVVGSAAMEQVAGALRAELLGAGPLQPLLDDPEVTDVVVNGPRDVWVDRAGRLHPVPIDLGDAAAVRMLAVRLAATGGQRLDDARPTVDARLPDGTRLHAVLPPVADGCTLLSLRVVRHRAFTVDELVAAGTLAPGLDAVLAALIRSRANLVVSGATGTGKTTLLSTLLSLADPAERIVCIEEAGELTPRHPHVVRLVVRRPNVEGAGEVSLADLVRESLRMRPDRVVLGECRGAEVRDVLGALNTGHDGGCTTLHANTAQDVPARLEALGALAGMSREALAAQAVSALHAVIHLRRDRGRRRVTEIAVVDRDPDRGALTVRTAVAAPEAGGTVTGPGWAALADRIDWAG; encoded by the coding sequence ATGACGGGCCGGCACCCGGTCGACGAGGGTCTGGTCACCGCCGTGCGGGAGCACCTGGCGCGGCGACCGGGTCCGGTCACGCCCGAGCGCGTCACCTCGGCGCTGCGGGACACCGGCACGGTGGTCGGGAGTGCGGCGATGGAGCAGGTCGCCGGGGCGCTGCGGGCGGAGCTGCTGGGCGCCGGGCCGTTGCAGCCGCTGCTGGACGACCCGGAGGTCACCGACGTGGTGGTCAACGGCCCGCGGGACGTGTGGGTCGACCGGGCCGGGCGGCTGCACCCGGTGCCGATCGACCTCGGCGACGCGGCGGCGGTGCGGATGCTCGCGGTCCGGCTGGCGGCGACCGGCGGGCAACGACTCGACGATGCCCGGCCGACGGTCGATGCCCGGCTGCCGGACGGCACCCGGCTGCACGCGGTGCTGCCGCCGGTCGCTGACGGCTGCACCCTGCTGTCGCTGCGGGTGGTCAGGCACCGGGCGTTCACCGTGGACGAGCTGGTCGCCGCGGGCACCCTCGCCCCCGGTCTGGATGCGGTGCTCGCGGCCCTGATCCGGAGCCGGGCGAACCTGGTGGTCTCCGGCGCGACCGGGACCGGGAAGACGACGCTGCTGTCCACGTTGTTGTCCCTGGCCGATCCCGCCGAGCGGATCGTCTGCATCGAGGAGGCGGGCGAGCTGACGCCCCGGCACCCGCACGTCGTCCGGCTGGTGGTTCGGCGGCCCAATGTGGAGGGTGCCGGGGAGGTGTCGCTGGCCGATCTGGTCCGGGAGTCGCTGCGGATGCGCCCGGACCGGGTGGTGCTCGGCGAGTGCCGGGGCGCCGAGGTGCGCGATGTGCTGGGGGCACTCAACACCGGCCACGACGGCGGTTGCACCACGCTGCACGCCAACACCGCCCAGGACGTCCCGGCGCGGTTGGAGGCGCTCGGCGCGCTGGCCGGGATGTCCCGGGAGGCGCTCGCCGCCCAGGCGGTCAGCGCCCTGCACGCGGTGATCCATCTGCGCCGGGACCGCGGCCGTCGTCGGGTCACCGAGATCGCGGTGGTCGACCGGGACCCGGACCGTGGCGCGCTGACCGTGCGCACCGCGGTGGCGGCGCCGGAGGCCGGCGGCACGGTGACCGGCCCGGGGTGGGCGGCGCTCGCCGACCGCATCGACTGGGCCGGGTGA
- the rlmC gene encoding 23S rRNA (uracil(747)-C(5))-methyltransferase RlmC, whose protein sequence is MLCHHYDAHRCRSCTLIELDYAVQVADKQQRCHDLIAAPGLEWLDPVLSAPSGFRNKAKLVVAGTVDAPTLGILDPAGGGVDLRDCPLYPPQLQAAFDPLARFVTLARLVPYDVPNRRGELKNILVTQSPDGELMVRFVLRSTEALARIRKHLPTLRAELPGLRVATVNVLPEHKAVLEGEREIVLTEDDTLRMRVNGLDLHLRPQSFFQTNTEVAAALYRTGRDWVAEVGPRTVWDLYCGVGGFAVHVAAPDRQVTGIEWSAEAIASAEQTVAESGLPGLRFAAGDATEFARSAAEPPELVIVNPPRRGIGVPLAGWLEASGVRDVLYSSCNAVSLARDLAAMPSLRPVRARLLDMFPQTGHYEVAVLLRRD, encoded by the coding sequence CTGCTCTGCCACCACTACGACGCCCACCGGTGCCGGAGCTGCACGCTGATCGAGCTGGACTACGCCGTACAGGTCGCCGACAAGCAGCAGCGCTGCCACGACCTGATCGCCGCCCCCGGCCTGGAGTGGCTGGACCCGGTGCTGAGCGCCCCGAGCGGCTTCCGCAACAAGGCGAAGCTGGTGGTCGCGGGCACGGTCGACGCTCCGACGCTGGGCATCCTGGATCCGGCGGGCGGCGGCGTGGACCTGCGGGACTGTCCGCTGTATCCGCCGCAGTTGCAGGCGGCCTTCGACCCGTTGGCCCGGTTCGTCACGCTGGCCCGGTTGGTGCCCTACGACGTGCCGAACCGCCGCGGTGAGCTGAAGAACATCCTGGTGACGCAGTCGCCGGACGGTGAGCTGATGGTGCGGTTCGTGCTGCGCAGCACCGAGGCGCTGGCCCGGATCCGCAAGCACCTGCCGACGCTGCGGGCCGAGCTTCCGGGGCTGCGGGTGGCGACGGTGAACGTGCTGCCGGAGCACAAGGCGGTGCTGGAGGGTGAGCGGGAGATCGTGCTCACCGAGGACGACACCCTGCGGATGCGGGTGAACGGCCTGGACCTGCACCTGCGGCCGCAGAGCTTCTTCCAGACCAACACCGAGGTGGCGGCCGCGCTGTACCGGACCGGCCGGGACTGGGTGGCGGAGGTCGGGCCGCGCACGGTCTGGGACCTGTACTGCGGGGTCGGTGGCTTCGCCGTGCACGTCGCGGCACCGGACCGGCAGGTCACCGGGATCGAGTGGAGTGCGGAGGCGATCGCCTCGGCGGAGCAGACGGTGGCCGAGTCGGGGCTGCCGGGCCTGCGGTTCGCCGCCGGGGATGCGACGGAGTTCGCGCGGTCCGCCGCCGAGCCGCCGGAGCTGGTGATCGTGAACCCGCCGCGTCGGGGCATCGGGGTGCCGCTGGCCGGGTGGCTGGAGGCGTCCGGGGTGCGGGACGTGCTGTATTCGTCCTGCAACGCCGTGTCGTTGGCCCGGGACCTGGCGGCGATGCCCTCGCTGCGTCCGGTGCGCGCCCGGCTGCTGGACATGTTCCCGCAGACCGGTCACTACGAGGTCGCCGTCCTGCTGCGCCGGGATTGA
- a CDS encoding NAD-dependent malic enzyme: MSTPTVSSSITARLQIEARPTAVSELTGAIERRGGIVTALDVTASGQQRLTVDVTCATSGQEHAAQIVDAIRALPGVDIERVSDRTFLMHLGGKLSIEPKVPLRNRDDLSMAYTPGVARVCEAIAARPDDARRLTIKRNTIAVVTDGSAVLGLGDIGPLASLPVMEGKAALFKRFAGIDAFPLALDTQDVDEIVETVVRVAPVFAGINLEDISAPRCFEVERRLRERLDIPVFHDDQHGTAIVVTAALTNALRVVGKRIEDVRIVLSGAGAAGTAVLKLLLADGARDVVVADIDGIVHPDRDLASPELRWIAEQTNPRRLSGSLRGAVAGADVFIGVSAPDILTGDDLATMNQDAIVFALANPRPEVDPTVAAQHAAVVGTGRSDVANQINNVLAFPGVFRGLLDAQSHTITDDMLLAAARALASVVTPEELNPAYIIPSVFHPDVAGIVAAAVTEVASAGSEPRADTGAIAVLPGY; encoded by the coding sequence ATGTCGACGCCGACCGTGTCCTCGTCCATCACCGCCCGCCTGCAGATCGAGGCCCGACCCACGGCGGTGAGCGAACTCACCGGGGCGATCGAGAGACGCGGCGGGATCGTCACCGCGCTGGACGTCACCGCCTCCGGCCAGCAGCGCCTCACCGTGGACGTCACCTGCGCCACCAGTGGACAGGAGCACGCGGCGCAGATCGTGGACGCGATCCGGGCGCTGCCGGGGGTCGACATCGAGCGGGTGTCCGACCGCACCTTCCTGATGCACCTGGGCGGCAAGCTGTCGATCGAGCCCAAGGTTCCGCTGCGCAACCGCGACGACCTGTCGATGGCCTACACCCCCGGGGTCGCCCGGGTCTGCGAGGCCATCGCCGCCCGGCCCGACGACGCCCGGCGGCTGACGATCAAGCGCAACACCATCGCCGTGGTCACCGACGGCAGCGCCGTGCTCGGGCTGGGGGACATCGGCCCGTTGGCCTCCCTGCCGGTGATGGAGGGCAAGGCGGCGCTGTTCAAGCGGTTCGCCGGGATCGACGCCTTCCCGCTCGCCCTCGACACCCAGGACGTCGACGAGATCGTGGAGACGGTGGTCCGGGTCGCGCCGGTGTTCGCCGGGATCAACCTGGAGGACATCTCGGCCCCGCGCTGCTTCGAGGTGGAGCGTCGCCTGCGCGAGCGCCTGGACATCCCGGTGTTCCACGACGACCAGCACGGCACCGCGATCGTCGTCACCGCCGCACTGACCAACGCCCTGCGGGTGGTCGGCAAGCGGATCGAGGACGTGCGGATCGTGCTCTCGGGTGCCGGTGCCGCCGGGACCGCGGTGCTCAAGCTGCTGCTCGCCGACGGCGCCCGGGACGTGGTGGTCGCCGACATCGACGGCATCGTGCACCCGGACCGCGACCTGGCGTCCCCCGAGCTGCGCTGGATCGCCGAGCAGACCAACCCGCGGCGGCTGTCCGGGTCGCTGCGCGGGGCCGTCGCCGGGGCGGACGTGTTCATCGGGGTGAGCGCCCCGGACATCCTCACCGGCGACGACCTGGCCACCATGAACCAGGACGCGATCGTCTTCGCGCTGGCCAACCCGCGCCCCGAGGTCGATCCGACCGTGGCGGCCCAGCACGCGGCGGTGGTCGGCACCGGCCGTTCCGACGTGGCGAACCAGATCAACAACGTGCTCGCCTTCCCGGGTGTCTTCCGCGGGCTGCTGGACGCGCAGTCGCACACCATCACCGACGACATGCTGCTCGCCGCCGCCCGCGCCCTGGCCTCGGTGGTCACCCCGGAGGAGCTCAACCCGGCGTACATCATCCCCAGCGTGTTCCACCCGGACGTCGCGGGCATCGTCGCGGCAGCGGTCACCGAGGTCGCCTCCGCCGGGAGCGAGCCGCGCGCCGACACCGGGGCGATCGCGGTGCTGCCCGGGTACTGA
- a CDS encoding HAD family hydrolase, protein MTPAQSAPEPPLGPPRHARARSRSRRRGTATITAPQAPRPRRGAAFFDLDKTVIATSSATAFARPFLAGGLLTRRAALRSAYAQVTFLLGSADQGRTERLRLALARTVTGWRVARVEELVAAHVERAIEPVLQPEAAELIAAHHAAGQDVVIVSASAAELVRPIARLLGVDRVIATSMAIRDGRYTGEIDFYAYGEAKAVAMRELAEREGYDLAASSAYTDSTTDAPMLAAVGHGYVVNPDRGLRRLAEQHGWHRLSFRGAQVAVQGRRRVRWGAGVIGSALVGALVWRVSRSARRPR, encoded by the coding sequence ATGACCCCCGCGCAGTCCGCCCCGGAACCGCCGCTCGGCCCGCCACGGCACGCCCGTGCGCGGTCGCGGTCCCGCCGACGCGGCACCGCGACGATCACCGCACCGCAGGCTCCCCGGCCCCGGCGCGGCGCCGCCTTCTTCGACCTGGACAAGACGGTGATCGCGACCTCCAGCGCGACCGCCTTCGCCCGCCCGTTCCTGGCCGGGGGCCTGCTCACCCGGCGTGCGGCGCTGCGCTCCGCCTATGCCCAGGTGACCTTCCTGTTGGGCAGCGCGGACCAGGGCCGCACCGAACGGCTCCGGCTCGCCCTCGCCCGGACCGTCACCGGCTGGCGGGTGGCCCGGGTCGAGGAACTGGTCGCCGCCCATGTGGAACGGGCGATCGAGCCGGTGCTGCAGCCGGAGGCCGCGGAGCTGATCGCCGCGCACCACGCCGCGGGTCAGGACGTCGTGATCGTGTCCGCATCGGCCGCGGAACTGGTCCGGCCGATCGCCCGACTGCTCGGGGTGGACCGGGTGATCGCGACCTCGATGGCGATCCGGGACGGGCGCTACACCGGTGAGATCGACTTCTACGCCTACGGCGAGGCGAAGGCCGTGGCCATGCGGGAGCTGGCGGAGCGCGAGGGCTATGACCTGGCGGCGAGTTCGGCGTACACGGACTCCACGACCGACGCACCGATGCTGGCGGCGGTCGGTCACGGGTACGTGGTCAACCCGGACCGGGGACTGCGGCGGTTGGCCGAGCAGCACGGGTGGCATCGACTGTCGTTCCGGGGAGCGCAGGTGGCGGTGCAGGGGCGGCGCCGTGTGCGGTGGGGTGCCGGGGTGATCGGGTCGGCGCTCGTGGGGGCGCTGGTGTGGCGGGTGTCCCGCTCAGCGCGTCGGCCCCGGTGA